Part of the Paludisphaera borealis genome, TATTCCGGCGCGGGATCACGGCCGGGCTGATCGCGCTCATCGTGTGCATCCTTCTCTACATGCCGATCGGGGCCCTCGTCGCCGCCGGGGCCTTCTATCCCTGGCATCTGGTCTATATCCCGATCCCGCTGCTGGCCGTGAGCTGGGCCTGGAGCGGCGACTGGCTTCTCGATCGGCCGGGCGTGGCGAAGTGGGCAAGGCTCGGGCTGTACTCGGCCGTCGTGGCGACCGGGCTCACGTCGGCGTACATCGCGAATCGCGTCTGGGCAGTGCCGACGCTCCCGCCGGCGCAGGCGGAGCGGACCTTCCAGTTCGCGCGGATCGCCGCGCCGGTCCACGACGACGATAACGCGGCCCCGCTCTATCGCGAGGCCGCCCGGCTGTTCGGCATGTCGCCTGCGCCGACCACGATCTCCGGATCGAGACCTTGGGGCGACTTCCAGGGCCTTCTTTTCGGCGATTGGGACGCGAGCGATCCCAAGCTGGCCGAATGGCTGGGCCGGATCGAGCCCGCGCTGGCGATGCTGCGGAAAGGGGCGCGGATGCCGGCGTGCCAGTACGACGACCTCCGCAAGGTGACGCTGTTCACCCTGGTGAGCGAGCCGCCGACGTACACGTTCCTGGACCCGCCGGTCCTCTCCGCCCGCGTGCGGCTCGCCCGGGGCGACCTGAAGGGCGCCTGGACCGAGATCGAGACGCTGCAGCGCATGGCCCGGCAGTATTCGCACTCGTCCTCGCCGTGGTCGTACCTCGCGATCGAGCCCGCAGCGATCGGCCTGGCGATGCAATGGGCGGCCGACCCGCGCCAGACGACCGAAACCCTCGAAGCAGCCCGCACGGCCTGGAAGAACCTCCCCGAGATTGCCAGCAAGGCCGATCGGGCCCGCATCGCCGCGCTAATCTTTCAGAACACGTTGGCGACGCCGCGCGCCGATCTCGCTGACAATCTCTTCTTCCAGGGGGCCGAAGGCCGAAAGAAAGCCGACCCGTTCACCCGACTGCAATACGACATCCAGACGACCCCGTGGGAGATCGAGCGGGCCCGGAAGGTCTTCGACCTGCTGGCGGCCGCTTCGATTCAGGAGTTGGGCAGAAACCCTAACTCCACTCCGGCCGCGTCCCGCTTCTCGCCGCCCTATCAATGGCCGGCGCTGAACATCGAGGACGGCGGTAAGCCCAGTACGATCCTCCCCGAGGAGCTGTACTTTCTGGCCATATCCACCCGCCTGACCAATCAGGCTCAGTGGAACTGGTCCGACACGTCACGGGACCACAACAACGACGTCGCCCGCCGCGCGCTGGACCTGGTCTTCCGCCTTCGGCTCTGGCAAACCCGGCACGACGGCGCGCTGCCCCGCGCGCTCAACGAATTGCCCACGCCCGAGGGCGAGCCCGACGGGTGGCCGCTGGACCCTTACGCCAACAAGCCCTTCGGCTACCTTCCGTCGCAGGGACAACAGTTGCTCCCGCTCGGCTCGTACGGGCCGATCACCAACCTCGATCGCGACCGCGAGGGGAAGCGGCTGCGGCCGACGGACGGCTGCATGCTGCTCTACAGCGTCGGCCCGGACGTCGTCGATGATCGGGCCACGAAGGACCTCGATTGGTACAGCAAGGGCGACATCATCTTCCCGCTGAAGGACGGCGTCAAACCGCCCTCCGAAGCCAAGTAGGCAGTCGGCCGAGTCCGAGTACAAGCCCGAAGCGCAAACGAGTGCATTTCCGGTCGGACGTTCCGATCCATGCACTCGCTGGCGCTTCGGGCTTGTCTCTTCGCCCTCGCGGCGACACACGGCCAATTCACTTGGAGGCTTGCCGTTCAGGACAGAATCAACGGCGACCGCTTGTCGGCGGCTTCGTCCATGAAGCCCTGGATGCGGCCGACGAGTTCCTCGGCGTCGGGGGTGACGCCTTCGAGGATCAGGGCGTTCGACCAGAGCTGAAGGCCGCACTGCTTGATGAACGCGTCGTGGTCGGTGTTGGCGGTCAGGTTGCAGAGGCGGCGGATCAAGGGGGACGCCGGGTTGACTTCGAGGATGCGCGACATCTCGGGGACGTCCTTGTTGGCCATCTTGAGAATGCGCTGCATCTGCATGGTGAAGCCGCCGTCGGAGTTGACCAGGCAGCACGGGCTGTCGGTCAACCGGTGCGACTCGCGGACCTCGCGGACGCGGTCGCCGATCGCCTGGCGGAACAATTCGAGCACCCGGGCGAAGCCGGCCTCGGCCTTCTTCTCGTCGGCTTCCTTCGGCTTGTCGGACTCGGCGTCGGCCGCGGCCTCGGGCAGTTCGAGGTCGTCCGAATCGATCGACGTCAGAAGCTTGCCGGCGTGCGTCCCGAGCGCGTTCATCACGAACTCGTCGATGGGCTCGATCAGGTAGAGGACTTCGAGGTTCCGCTTGCGGAAGATCTCAAGGTTCGGATTCTTCTTGATCGCGGCCAGGTCGGGGCCACCGAGGAAGTAGATCCGCTTCTGGCCCTCCGGCGCCCGGGCGAGGTAGTCGTCGAGCGAGACGTTGAGCGTCGCGTCGGTGTTGTGCGACGAGGCGAACCGGATCAGCTTCGACAGCCGCTCGCGGTTGATCGGATCGACGATCGCGCCTTCCTTGATCAAGACGCCGAACTGGTCGACGAACGTCTGGAAGACCTCGGGCTGGTCCTTGGCGAGCTGGTCGAGGCGATCGAAGACCGACTTCAACAGCGACGCCCGGATGCGGCGGATCACCGAGTTGTCTTGCAGCGTCTCGCGCGAGACGTTCAGCGGCAGGTCTTCAGAATCCACCAAACCGAACAGGAACCGCAGGTAGTCGGGCAGCAGCTCGCGGCAGTCGTTCTGCACCAGAACCCGCTTGGCGCACAGACTGACGCCGTGCTCGAGCCGGGGGAAGCCGAAGCGTTCCAGGTTCGTCGGCGGGCAGAACAGGACCGCGTGGAACTGGATCGGCGAATCGACCGAGACGTGCAGATGCCAGAGCGGCTTTTCGTCGCCGTGGTGGCTGAGGTGCTGGTAGAACCGCTGGTACTGCTCGTCGGTCACCTGCCGCTTGGGCTCGACCCAGATCGGCTTCTGGTCGTTGATCACCTCGTCGCCCGGCCCCAGCTTGATCGGGTGCGGGACGAAGCTGGAGTACCGCTTGACGATCTCCTTGATGCGTTCGGGCGTGGCGAAATCCTTGGCGTCGTCCTTCAGGTGAAGCACGATTTCAGCGCCTCGGGGCAGGGGGCCCTCGACGGGCTCGACCGTGAACCGGCCGGTCCCTTCCGACTCCCACTCCCAGCCTTTTTCTTCGCGATAGCTGCGGGTGCGGACCTCGACCTTGTCGGCGATCATGAAGGCCGAGTAGAAGCCGACGCCGAACTGGCCGATCAGCGACAGGTCGGCCTTGTCCTTCGACTCGCTCGACAGGTTCTTGAGGAACTCGCCCGAGCCGCTGTGGGCGATCGTCCCCAGATTCGTCACCAGCTCGTCGCGCGTCATGCCGACGCCGCTGTCGCGGATCACGAGCTGGTTCTCGGCCGCGCGCGGCTCGATCACGATTTCGAGCGGACCGGCCTCGCGCTGAGATTCGTCGGTCAGCGCGACGAACCGCATCTTGTCGAGCGCGTCGGAGGCGTTCGAGATCAGCTCGCGGAGCGCGATGTCGCGGCTCTGATACAGCGAGTGCGAGAGCAAGTGCAGGAGCTGCTTGATCTCCGCCTGAAACGCGAATTCCTGCCGTTCTTGCGTGTGTTCGGCTGTCATATCGGCAATACCCCGAGACGTGACGTCGCCGGCGGACGTGCCGACGACGTTGGAAGGATTCACGCCAGGGCCAGGGATGCAACCGACATACCAGACCAACGCCCGACCACAACTCGCCACCCATTCTTGACTTACGAACCACCCCCGAGGCCGCCGGCTCGTTCCGGCATGCCATCGGAGGCGATCGGCTGACAAAATGGCACGCCGACTCACGCGGCGGCGCCCGGCGTCCCGGCTTCGGCGCGGGCGTCGCGGATCACGAGCGAGTAGAGCGACGGCACGACGAACAGGGTCGTCACCAGCCCGGCGATGATGCCGCCGATGACCGACCGTCCCAGCGGCCCGTTGGCCTCGCTCCCCCGGCCCAGGGCCAGGGCCATCGGGATCAGCGCGAAGAGGGCGGCCAGAGCGGTCATCACGACCGGGCGGACGCGGATCGACGCCGCCTTGCGAATCGCCTGGTCGGGCGTCAGCCCCTCCTGCGTCCGCAGGTTCTGAGCGAAGTCGACCAGCAGCACCGTGTTCGAGACCACGATGCCGACCATGAAGATCACGCCCAACAGCGACTGGACGTTGATCGCCGAGTTCGTCAGGTAGAGCATGACCACCACCCCGATCAGGCCCAGAGGCACGGCGAAGAGGATCACCAAGGGGGTCATGTACGACTTGAACAGGGCGGCCATCAGGAAGTAGATGAGCATCGTCGCCAGCACCAGCCCGAAGCCCAAGCTGCGGAACGTCTCCTGCATCCGCGAGTATTCGCCGCTCAGCTCGATCATCGCCCCCTTGACGAGTTGACGGTCGGCACCCTGGTCGGCGGGGTCGTACGGCAGCCACGAGTCGCCGCCCTGGGAGACGCCGAACTCGTTGAGGACCTGCGTGACGTCGCCGGCCACGTGGCCGAGGTCGCGGCCGTAAACGCCCATCGTCAGATCGATGGTCGACTGGAGGTTGTTGTGGGTGATCTCCGTCGGCACGAAGCCCCGGCGAAGCGTCGCGATGTTCCTCAGCGGGATCGGCTGGTCTTGCTTCGGGCTCGTGATCGGGACGTCGAGCAGCGTCTCCACCGAGTCGATGTCCTCCTCGAAGTACTGGACCCCGACGAAGTACTGGTTCTTGCTGACCGGATCGATCCAGAAGTTCTTCTTGTGGAACTGGATGCTGGAGTTCATGGCCGCGACGACGTCCTTCATCACCTCGGCCAGGTTCAGGCCCAGGTCGGCGGCCTTGGCGCGGTCGACGTCGATGATGTACCGCGGATAGTCGAGCCGCTGGATGATCCGGGCGTCGACCACGCCGGGGACGCTGGTCACCTTGCGCTGGATCGCCTCGGCGATCGTTCGGCTCTGGGCCGTGTCCTTGCCGGTGATCCGCACGTTAATCGGCGACGATTTGCCTTCGTTCATCGCGGAACGGATCATGCCGCCGGCGTCGAAGGCGAACTCCAGGTCGGAGAACGACGGGTCGGCGGCGAACCCCTCGCGAAGCGTGTGGACGTACTCTTGCGCCGAGTGATGCCGGTGCTCGGCGAGCTGGACCTTGACGACGGCGTCCATCGGCCCGGCGTTGGGAGTGTAGGCGGCGGACAGGTCGGCGACCACGCCCAGCTCGGAGATGATCAGTTGCACGTCGTCGCCGATCTTCTCGCGGACAAACTTCTCGACCTCGGCGATCCGCGTCTCGGTCTTCTCGATCCGCGTGCCGCTGGCGGCTCGGGCGTAGATTTCAAAGGCCCCGGCGTCGACCTCCGGGAAGAACTCGCGGCGAAGCTGGCTCCCCAGGATCATCACCGTCGCCACCAGGGTCGCCAGCGAGCCGAACACGACCAGCGACCGGCGGCTCATGGCGCGGTCGAGCTGGCGGGTGTACCACCGGACTCCGGCCTCGATCATCGCCTCGCAACGACCGAAAACGGCCGCAATCAGGCTCCTCCGGGCGGCGGGGCGACTTTCGGAATCCTCCGATGCTTCCCCGCCGTCGTGAGCGGACGTGTGCGCGTGAGGCCGCAGCCAGCGAGCGGAGCGGGACGGAACGAAGGTCTGCGAGAGCAGGAAGGCCGCGATCATCGCGAACGCCACCGAGGCGGCCATCGGCCGATAGAGGAACTCGCCCAGTCCGGGCATCAGGGCCAACGGAGCGAGCACCAGGAGCGTGCAAAGGCTAGCCACGAGGGCCGGCAAGGCGACCTCGCTCGCCCCCAGGTAGGCCGCCTCCTCGGGCGACGCACCGAGCCCCAGATGGCGGTGCGTGTTTTCCAGGCAGATGATCGCGCTGTCGACCAGCGGGCCGATCGCCAGCGCCAGCCCGGCCAGCGTCATCACGTTGATCGTGTTGCCCGTGGCGTTCAGACCGATGATCGCCGCGAGGATCGCGACCGGAATCGTCAGGAACGCGATCACCGTCATCCGCCACTCGCCCAGGAAAACCAGGATCACCAGCGAGCAGAGGACCGCCCCGAGCACCCCTTCTTCCGCAAGGCTCTCGATCGACTGACGGACGTAGACCGACTGGTCCATCACCAGCTTCAGATCGATCCCGCCGCGGCTCAGGCGGGCTTTCATCGTTTCGAGCGACGCCCGCAGATTGTCGACCACGCTCAGCGTGCTGGCCCCGGCCTGCCGGAACACCGGCACGTACACCTGGCGCTTGCCGTTGACCCGCACGACGTTCGTCTGGATGAAATTGGAGTCCTTGGGAGTCGCCACGTCGCCCAGGTAGGCGGCGTTGCCGCTCTCGTTGCGGAGTGGGATCTGCGACATGTTGCCCACCACGTCGAACATCGAGTTCGAGTCGATGGCGTAGTCGGTGTCGCCGAACTTGGCGCTGCCGGTCGGCAGGAAGACGTTGTACTCGTCGACCGCCCGCATCACGTCCTGAGGAGAAAGATGGCGGGCCTGAAGCTTGACCCGGTCGAGATACAACATGACCGCGCGAACCTTGCCGCCGTACACCAGCGGAGCGATCGCTCCAGGCTGCGACATGACCTGAGGCCGGACCTCGTACCGCCCCGTGTCGAACAGGGCCGCCTCGCCCTGGGTTTCGCTGTCCAGGGCCAGCAGGCAGACGGGCGTGGTGCTCGTCGGATCGTACGGCAGGACGACCGGCGGCAGCGTGCCCGGCGGCATCGTCGGATACTCCCAGCCCGCCAGCGAGTTGGTCTCGGTGAGGGCGCCGCTGGGGTTGACGTTGCTGCGGAAGTAATTGCGGACGACGCTGACGCCGACGATCGAACGCGACTCCAGCCTTCGCCCTCCCGTCGCCTGCACGACCCCGCGTTCGAGCCGCGCGGTGATGTTCTTCTCGATGCTCGCGGCCGGCATGCCCCCATAGAAGACCAGGGTCTGAACCGCCGGGCTCTTGAAGACCGGAAGGATGTCGATGGGGATCATGTAGGCGGATAGCGCGCCCATGACGACGACCGCCAGCGACATGACCGTCACGGCGATCGGGTTCTTGAGAGCGGCCCGGATCAAACCATTCATGTGCGAAGCATCTCCGGAAAGCGAAAGTGATCGTCGGCGCGGCGATGACTCCTTGAACTCCGCGATTCGCCGCGGCCGTCAAGGATGTACCGAACAGAGGAGCGGACGGAACGGGATGAAGGTCGACCGCCATCCCGGCGGGTCATCCGGCGTTGTCCGTCACGACGGCCGCGCCGGGCTCCAATACAGTCTTGGAACGGAGAACGACCTCGTCCTTCAATCCGATCCCGGAAACCACTTCGACCCGTTTCCCGTCATCGGCGCCGAGCTGGACGGTCAGCCGGTCGACCTTGCCGTCGCGGACGATCTGGATCAATCCTTGCCCCTTGCCGGGGCGGTCGAGGACGCAGGCGGCCGGAACCGTGAGCCGCTCCGAGGGGGGCTCGAGCGCGATGCTCGCGCGGCCGTACATCCCTTCGCGAAGCAGGCCGTCGGGGTTGGGCAGGTCGACCTCGACGCGCATCGTCCGCGTCGTGTGGTCCTCCGACTCGCCGACCCGGGAGATGGTCCCCCGGAACGGCCGCCCTTCCAGGCCGTCGATGTTGACGACCACCGGGTCGCCGGCCGTGGCCAGGACCACGTCGCGATCCGGAACCCGGACGACCACGCGCATCAGGTTGGTCCGGCTCACCGTGAGCAAGGGAAGGGCCGCGCTGCCGGACGCATCACGGATGAACGACCCGGCGTGGTAGTTGCGCCTCGTGACCACGCCGTCGAAGGGGGCGACGATCTTCGCATACCCCAGGTCGACCTTGGCCTTGGCGAGTCGCGATTCCGCCACCGCGACGGCGGATTCGGCGGCGGCCACGTCGGCCCGCGCCCCCTCGATGTTGGCGGCGGCTTCCACGACCTTGGATTTGGCGGTCAGGATCGCCAGCCGGCCGGTCTTCTCGGCGGCGACGGCCGCCTCCATGTCGCGGCGCTGCTCGTCGACCAGCCTGATATCCACGGCCTTTTGATCGCTCAGGTCTTTCACCCGCGCGTACTGACTCTCGGCGAGCCTGCGGTTGGCGACGAACCGATCGATGTCGCCCACCGCCTGCGCGACGGCCGCTCGCGTGGTCTCATGGGCGGCTTCCATCGCCTTGACCTTGGCCTCCGCCTGGCGCGCCTGGCTCTTGGCCTGCTCCAGAAGCGCCTCGGCCTCGGCCGCCGCGCTCGTCTCTCTCGGCACGTCGATCTCGGCCAGAATCTCCCCCTTCTTGATGCGAGAGCCGATGTCGACGTTCTGGATCTTCAGGTAACCCGACACCATCGCGAACAGGTCGACCGTCTCGAACGAGTGGACCGAGCCCGGCTGGACCGTCGTCCGCTCGATCCCCCCCTTCCGAGGATGGACGACCTCGACGCGCGGGCGCTGGTCGCTCGACGCCGACGCCGACGCCGGCTTCGATGCGGCGCTTCCCGAAAACGACGCCCCCACGCCCGCGATCTGCCTACCTCCCACCACCGCCGCCAGGCCCCCCAGCCCAGCGGCGATCCACCATCGCCGGCTCCGTCGCGGACGCCCCACGCGTGCCGGGGCGGAGGCGATTGTTTCACTTGGGTTCGACACGATTCACCGCCTATACAAAAAGGGAACCGGAGCGAACCGGCCCGTCCTGAATGATCGCCCGTCGGGGACGCCGCGGAGCCTTCTCTAAATCTTCACATTCATAGTACCAGGCCAGGATCGCTGAACATTAGCTGAAGATTAAGTCCTGTTAACCCACGAAGGCGGGGCAGGCAGAAGACCGATCAGGGTGGTGTGAGCCTTTGAGGACGCGAAGACGTTCGAGGAGGGGACGACCGGCCTCGACAGCCCAGCCGGTCGTCGGGTCGGGAGTGAGGACGACGAGCCAACGCGCCACGCACGCCCCCCCGAGAAAGATTGCCGGTTCTCCTGAACAAACCAGATCCACAGATTACCCCAGCCAGCCCATGCCGCTCAGGTTGAATCGACTGACTCGCTTGCTTGACACCGGTCGAATGAGCCTTGTAAGAGCGCTCGAACCCAAGGGGCGAGGCGTGGAGGCGCGGCTTAATGCAGGATACGCACGAGAATATCATGAAGAATTCGTGAAGACGAAGCCCAGGCGGGACTTTCGTGGCGTCGAGCACCGGCGTCTTGATTGACGGAATGCACAAGGCGACTCCGACGATCGGTCTTCAGGCAGGACGCCTTCGCGAAGACGTGCGGTCGCTTCCAGGATGGAGGATTCTCATGAGACGAGACTCTGGAATCAGAGGGCTCGCGCGGGCTGGACTGGCCCTGATGGTGGCGTTGCGAGCGTCGGCCGCCGGCGCGGCGGCTCCCGATGGACCAACTCACGCGGCCGACCGAACCACGACGGCCGTCTCTCGATCCACGACGACCGGCTTGGAGCCCCTCCCAACTTCTCCCGCCGATGCGACTACGGTGCGATCTCCGAATCCCGGACGATCGACGTCTCCCGATTCCATGATCGAGGAGGCCGCCAAGAAGCAGTCGGCGACGCTCCGGATCGATCTTCCCCCCGGCCGGGTGCTCCAGCCGATCGACCTGGTCAGCACGCTTCGGCTGGCGGGGGCGCGCAATGTGGACATCGCCATCGCCAGGCAGCAGATCAACCAGGCGCTGGCCGATCTGGGAAAAGCCCGGGCGCTCTGGCTGCCGTCCATCTTCTTCGGCCCGACCTTCTATCGCGCCGACGGGCAGGTCCAGACGGTCACGGGGCAGGTGCAGAACGTCAACCGTAATTCGCTGTACATCGGCGGGCTGATGTCGACGGCCAATGGATTCGCGGCGCCGTCGCCGGGTACGGGCTATCCGGCCGTGAACGGAATGTCGTCGGTCTTGCGGTTCTCGGATGCGATCTACGAGCCGATGGCAGCGCGACGGGACGCCGAGGCGACCCGGGCGAACCTATCGGCGCAGATCAACGACGCCCTGCTGGAGACCGCCGAGGCCTATTTCACCCTCCAGGAGGCGAGCGGCAAACTGGCGATCGCCCGCGAGGCGGCCGCCAACGCGGAGCTTCTCTCGGAAATCACCGGCGCCTACGCCGAGTCCGGCCAGGGGAAGACCGCCGACCACCACCGGGCGCTCGCCGAGCTGAATCACCAGCGGAAGTCGGTCCGGTTGCTCGTCGGCCAGTTGCAGGTCGCCTCGACCGACCTGGTTCGCCTGCTTTTGCTCGATCCCAAGCTGATCATCGCCCCGGTCGAGCCGGCCGAAGCCATCATCCACCTGATCCCGGACGACGAGCCCATTGAGGCCTTGTTGTCCCAGGCGCTTGTTGGACGGCCGGAACTGGCTCAGTATCGCGAGCTGCTCAACGCGGCCGCCGTTCGGCTGAAGCAGGCTCGGCTCCGGCCGCTGATCCCCAGCCTCGGCCTGACAGTCTCGGGGGGCGGTTTCGGCGGCGGCAACAATTCGTTCTTCGGCAACTTCGGCATGCGGGGCGACTCGGCGGCCAGCCTGTTCTGGGAGCTGCACAACCTGGGGTTCGGCGACTGGGCCATCATGCGCCGCAAGTCCGCCGACCGCGAGGTCGCGAATCTCCAGTTGATCAAGATGGTCAACCAGGTTACGGCCGACGTAGCCGCGTCGTACGAGACCCGAAGCGCGGCGATCCTCCAGATCGAGGAATCGAAAAACACGGTCGTCGAGGCCGTTGAGTCGTTCAAGCTCAACGTGATCGACATCCGCCAAGGCGCCAACCTTCCCCGAGCGACCCGGCCGATCGAAGTCCTCCAGCCGATCCAGGCGCTGGTCCAGGCCCGAACCGATTACCTGGATTCCGTCCTGACGTACAACCGCGCCCAATTCCGGCTCAAGCGGGCGATCGGTCTCCGTCCCGATTAATTAATCGGCGTAACCGAATCTCCCCGCCGCTACGAGGACGGGGACTTCGTCCAGGGCTTGATCGTGTCGCCCGGTGCGACCGAGCCGGGCGGCGCGGTCGACGGATGGGGAGGAAGGGAGAGATTCAGGGTGGCTGACGGGATTCGAACCCGCGATATCCAGATCCACAATCTGGTGCCTTAACCGCTAGGCCACAGCCACCATCGCTCAGTGCTCTAGAGACACCATAAACTCAGGGCCGGGTTCGCGTCAAGCCGACGAATTGCAGAAGCTCAGAGTTCCATCGCCGGGCTCCGATCTAGGGGAGGCGATTGGTCGTCGCGATGGAGAATCGGCGGGCGCTGGGAAGTCGGCTGCGCAGGGGCTCGGGAAAATCGCTTTACGCTCTCGTTCGGGCGCTGGGAAGTCGGCTGCGCAGGGGCTCGGGAAAATCGCTTTAAGCTCTTGACTAGCCGTCATAAACTCTTGACGCTGGC contains:
- a CDS encoding ABC transporter permease, whose amino-acid sequence is MIARLWWKEARQVWPVWALLAAAGLGLQALVGWYWGDAAGPGGYVHIALVLTMMYLFLIAAAVFAGERENRTLGLLDAIPAERWRVWTAKASFALATTAALGLLLWLGARIFGVSSSEWLTGGGVTLVWGLAALGWGLLWSALLGNALFAAVLAMTSLSVSLLGLVNLNLGPTTLESTPALLILALLTTAASALAFQLGGPPRWAPRRRVRPVRLAAVAATPEMVDVEPRRLSRFWPYAVTRLVWETLREARSALWVLVAVGVVAPLGIVMSSTRNEVTAWVWLSMSVTAIVTGVSAFNGENRGRTNRFLLQHGARPGVVWTVKVLIWWSVAALTWWIASFPLARPAASPHEPWLTYDSLVLWAASGLTIGFAASVLCGMVFRRGITAGLIALIVCILLYMPIGALVAAGAFYPWHLVYIPIPLLAVSWAWSGDWLLDRPGVAKWARLGLYSAVVATGLTSAYIANRVWAVPTLPPAQAERTFQFARIAAPVHDDDNAAPLYREAARLFGMSPAPTTISGSRPWGDFQGLLFGDWDASDPKLAEWLGRIEPALAMLRKGARMPACQYDDLRKVTLFTLVSEPPTYTFLDPPVLSARVRLARGDLKGAWTEIETLQRMARQYSHSSSPWSYLAIEPAAIGLAMQWAADPRQTTETLEAARTAWKNLPEIASKADRARIAALIFQNTLATPRADLADNLFFQGAEGRKKADPFTRLQYDIQTTPWEIERARKVFDLLAAASIQELGRNPNSTPAASRFSPPYQWPALNIEDGGKPSTILPEELYFLAISTRLTNQAQWNWSDTSRDHNNDVARRALDLVFRLRLWQTRHDGALPRALNELPTPEGEPDGWPLDPYANKPFGYLPSQGQQLLPLGSYGPITNLDRDREGKRLRPTDGCMLLYSVGPDVVDDRATKDLDWYSKGDIIFPLKDGVKPPSEAK
- the htpG gene encoding molecular chaperone HtpG, whose translation is MTAEHTQERQEFAFQAEIKQLLHLLSHSLYQSRDIALRELISNASDALDKMRFVALTDESQREAGPLEIVIEPRAAENQLVIRDSGVGMTRDELVTNLGTIAHSGSGEFLKNLSSESKDKADLSLIGQFGVGFYSAFMIADKVEVRTRSYREEKGWEWESEGTGRFTVEPVEGPLPRGAEIVLHLKDDAKDFATPERIKEIVKRYSSFVPHPIKLGPGDEVINDQKPIWVEPKRQVTDEQYQRFYQHLSHHGDEKPLWHLHVSVDSPIQFHAVLFCPPTNLERFGFPRLEHGVSLCAKRVLVQNDCRELLPDYLRFLFGLVDSEDLPLNVSRETLQDNSVIRRIRASLLKSVFDRLDQLAKDQPEVFQTFVDQFGVLIKEGAIVDPINRERLSKLIRFASSHNTDATLNVSLDDYLARAPEGQKRIYFLGGPDLAAIKKNPNLEIFRKRNLEVLYLIEPIDEFVMNALGTHAGKLLTSIDSDDLELPEAAADAESDKPKEADEKKAEAGFARVLELFRQAIGDRVREVRESHRLTDSPCCLVNSDGGFTMQMQRILKMANKDVPEMSRILEVNPASPLIRRLCNLTANTDHDAFIKQCGLQLWSNALILEGVTPDAEELVGRIQGFMDEAADKRSPLILS
- a CDS encoding efflux RND transporter permease subunit, whose protein sequence is MNGLIRAALKNPIAVTVMSLAVVVMGALSAYMIPIDILPVFKSPAVQTLVFYGGMPAASIEKNITARLERGVVQATGGRRLESRSIVGVSVVRNYFRSNVNPSGALTETNSLAGWEYPTMPPGTLPPVVLPYDPTSTTPVCLLALDSETQGEAALFDTGRYEVRPQVMSQPGAIAPLVYGGKVRAVMLYLDRVKLQARHLSPQDVMRAVDEYNVFLPTGSAKFGDTDYAIDSNSMFDVVGNMSQIPLRNESGNAAYLGDVATPKDSNFIQTNVVRVNGKRQVYVPVFRQAGASTLSVVDNLRASLETMKARLSRGGIDLKLVMDQSVYVRQSIESLAEEGVLGAVLCSLVILVFLGEWRMTVIAFLTIPVAILAAIIGLNATGNTINVMTLAGLALAIGPLVDSAIICLENTHRHLGLGASPEEAAYLGASEVALPALVASLCTLLVLAPLALMPGLGEFLYRPMAASVAFAMIAAFLLSQTFVPSRSARWLRPHAHTSAHDGGEASEDSESRPAARRSLIAAVFGRCEAMIEAGVRWYTRQLDRAMSRRSLVVFGSLATLVATVMILGSQLRREFFPEVDAGAFEIYARAASGTRIEKTETRIAEVEKFVREKIGDDVQLIISELGVVADLSAAYTPNAGPMDAVVKVQLAEHRHHSAQEYVHTLREGFAADPSFSDLEFAFDAGGMIRSAMNEGKSSPINVRITGKDTAQSRTIAEAIQRKVTSVPGVVDARIIQRLDYPRYIIDVDRAKAADLGLNLAEVMKDVVAAMNSSIQFHKKNFWIDPVSKNQYFVGVQYFEEDIDSVETLLDVPITSPKQDQPIPLRNIATLRRGFVPTEITHNNLQSTIDLTMGVYGRDLGHVAGDVTQVLNEFGVSQGGDSWLPYDPADQGADRQLVKGAMIELSGEYSRMQETFRSLGFGLVLATMLIYFLMAALFKSYMTPLVILFAVPLGLIGVVVMLYLTNSAINVQSLLGVIFMVGIVVSNTVLLVDFAQNLRTQEGLTPDQAIRKAASIRVRPVVMTALAALFALIPMALALGRGSEANGPLGRSVIGGIIAGLVTTLFVVPSLYSLVIRDARAEAGTPGAAA
- a CDS encoding efflux RND transporter periplasmic adaptor subunit; translated protein: MSNPSETIASAPARVGRPRRSRRWWIAAGLGGLAAVVGGRQIAGVGASFSGSAASKPASASASSDQRPRVEVVHPRKGGIERTTVQPGSVHSFETVDLFAMVSGYLKIQNVDIGSRIKKGEILAEIDVPRETSAAAEAEALLEQAKSQARQAEAKVKAMEAAHETTRAAVAQAVGDIDRFVANRRLAESQYARVKDLSDQKAVDIRLVDEQRRDMEAAVAAEKTGRLAILTAKSKVVEAAANIEGARADVAAAESAVAVAESRLAKAKVDLGYAKIVAPFDGVVTRRNYHAGSFIRDASGSAALPLLTVSRTNLMRVVVRVPDRDVVLATAGDPVVVNIDGLEGRPFRGTISRVGESEDHTTRTMRVEVDLPNPDGLLREGMYGRASIALEPPSERLTVPAACVLDRPGKGQGLIQIVRDGKVDRLTVQLGADDGKRVEVVSGIGLKDEVVLRSKTVLEPGAAVVTDNAG
- a CDS encoding TolC family protein; translated protein: MIEEAAKKQSATLRIDLPPGRVLQPIDLVSTLRLAGARNVDIAIARQQINQALADLGKARALWLPSIFFGPTFYRADGQVQTVTGQVQNVNRNSLYIGGLMSTANGFAAPSPGTGYPAVNGMSSVLRFSDAIYEPMAARRDAEATRANLSAQINDALLETAEAYFTLQEASGKLAIAREAAANAELLSEITGAYAESGQGKTADHHRALAELNHQRKSVRLLVGQLQVASTDLVRLLLLDPKLIIAPVEPAEAIIHLIPDDEPIEALLSQALVGRPELAQYRELLNAAAVRLKQARLRPLIPSLGLTVSGGGFGGGNNSFFGNFGMRGDSAASLFWELHNLGFGDWAIMRRKSADREVANLQLIKMVNQVTADVAASYETRSAAILQIEESKNTVVEAVESFKLNVIDIRQGANLPRATRPIEVLQPIQALVQARTDYLDSVLTYNRAQFRLKRAIGLRPD